The Hyalangium ruber genome includes a window with the following:
- a CDS encoding imm11 family protein, translating into MPKRFFQLSDAVELPHRWALGMPRDGQGLKMDDDQFMRGTPVHTKERLRIPIEIAGAPLDFTEAGIMIPVVHVRVASMFAELAPDDVQLIPVDVEGQPEQYLILVATCLIRCIDETASRIQLWTHEDGLPDMVGRYASVRGLRIDKAKVGSAKVFRCEGWTGPLIVSEEIKAALDGMGATGTRFEEV; encoded by the coding sequence ATGCCGAAGCGCTTTTTTCAGCTATCTGACGCCGTAGAACTCCCGCACCGCTGGGCTCTGGGGATGCCCAGGGATGGTCAGGGCCTCAAAATGGATGACGATCAGTTCATGCGCGGAACGCCCGTCCACACCAAGGAACGGTTGAGAATACCCATCGAGATTGCGGGAGCGCCGCTGGACTTCACGGAGGCGGGCATCATGATCCCGGTGGTCCATGTTCGGGTCGCGTCCATGTTCGCGGAGCTGGCCCCGGATGATGTGCAACTGATCCCCGTGGACGTAGAGGGCCAGCCAGAGCAGTACCTCATCCTCGTTGCTACGTGCCTCATCCGCTGTATCGACGAAACAGCATCCCGGATCCAGCTCTGGACTCATGAAGACGGGCTCCCAGACATGGTCGGTCGTTATGCCTCCGTGCGGGGCCTGCGCATCGACAAGGCCAAGGTGGGAAGCGCCAAGGTGTTCCGGTGCGAGGGATGGACGGGCCCGCTGATCGTCTCAGAGGAAATCAAGGCCGCATTGGATGGCATGGGCGCCACGGGCACGAGGTTTGAGGAGGTCTAG
- a CDS encoding transposase, with product MEQDGTCLCAALSCTWMSQPRMETVIRLLTNAPAERLGAQQVARLYRHRWSIEGMFGRLESVLHSEVRTLGHPRAALLALGVAVMACNRGARGVLRFRCRRGEGHLRRTTGPELERFEAAPPDRAGAVRRAGLHQCSTGPSDRKRAPPPRGPD from the coding sequence ATGGAACAGGACGGCACCTGCCTTTGCGCCGCATTGAGTTGCACTTGGATGAGCCAACCGAGGATGGAGACCGTCATCCGTCTGTTGACGAACGCGCCTGCCGAGCGCCTGGGAGCGCAACAGGTGGCGAGGCTGTACCGCCACCGCTGGAGCATTGAAGGCATGTTCGGGCGTTTGGAATCCGTGCTCCACAGCGAGGTGCGGACGTTGGGCCACCCACGAGCCGCGTTGCTGGCTTTGGGTGTGGCCGTCATGGCTTGCAACCGCGGGGCTCGAGGTGTCCTCCGATTTCGTTGCAGGCGAGGTGAAGGCCACCTACGGCGCACCACCGGGCCCGAGTTGGAGCGCTTCGAGGCAGCGCCACCGGACCGAGCTGGAGCTGTCCGACGTGCAGGGCTCCACCAGTGCTCGACCGGCCCGAGTGATCGAAAACGGGCGCCGCCTCCCCGGGGCCCGGACTAG